TTATATTGGCGTGTATCAACTTCATGAACCTTACCACGGCCAAGTCAGCGGGAAGAGCGAAGGAGGTTGGGCTCCGAAAGACACTGGGTTCGTTGAGGAGCACGCTTATAGCCCAATTTTTGACAGAATCAATGATCTATGCTATAAGTGCCGCACTGTTGGCACTTGCTGTAGTGTATGTGCTGTTGCCATCATTTAACCTGCTATCAGGCAAAATGCTCACATTCTCCATATTAGCTGAGCCATCAATTGCGATTGTATTAGGTCTTTTGATATTATTTGTCGGAATTTTGGCGGGTAGCTATCCGGCCTTTTATTTGACAGGCTTCAAGATCACCGAAGTATTGAAAGGCAGGCTTAGAGCCGGTATGAAGAGTGGTGGTATCAGAAGCTTTCTGGTTACTTTTCAGTTCTGGATTTCAATTGTACTCATTATCTGCACCGTTGTAGTCTATCAGCAATTGCAATATGTGCAAAACAAGAACCTGGGTATTGATAAAGAGCACATCCTGATCATTGAAGATACCGACAGGCTGGAGAAAAATAAAATGGCCTTCAAAAATGAGCTCGATGCAGGCAGTGGCATTTTAGGAACCAGCTACTCCAATAACATGGTGCCCGGAGTAAATAATACTACCATATTCAGAGCTGCGGGTGACGAGCAGGACCACATCATGGCTACATATTTTGGTGATTATGATCACCTGAAGACCCTTGGCTTTGAACTGACCGACGGAAGGTTCTTTTCCAGAGACTTCCCTTCAGACTCCGGAGCAGTAGTGCTCAATGAAGCTGCCGTTAAAGAACTGGGTTGGGAAAATCCGCTTGAAGAAAAGATAATCAATTTCAATGGCGACGAGCCGGTTGAAATGAAGGTGATAGGAGTAGTAAAGGACTTTAATTTTGAAAGTCTGAAAATGAATGTAAGACCGTTGGTACTTCAGCTTACCAAAGAAGGAAATATTCTCTATACCCGTTTCTCCGGAGAAAGCCCGAATGATGTCATCAATACCATAGCAGACCGTTGGGAAAGTTATGCTCCGGGCGAGCCGCTTCAGTACTCTTTTCTTGATGAAGACTACGATGCCCTTTTCAGAGCAGAGCAGAGGTTGGGCATGGTCTTCACAGTCTTTACGATTATTGCCATATTTATAGCCTGTTTGGGCCTGTTTGGTCTGGCGGCATTTATGGCGGAGCAACGCACAAAAGAAATAGGTATCAGAAAAGTGATGGGAGCCAGTGTATGGAGCGTAACCTCTCTGATGTCCAAAGAGTTTGCTAAGCTGGTGATCATAGCCTTTGTGTTGGCTATTTACCCCGCTTACTATGCCATGGACCAATGGCTTAACGGCTTTGCCAACCGGGTGGAGATCAGCATCTGGATCTTTGTTGTCAGTGGCATCGTTTCATTCGTCATTGCATGGCTTACCGTAAGCTACCAATCCCTGAAAGCAGCCAGGGTTAATCCTGTCAGGTCTCTTAGATATGAATAGAATGAGAATTACCACAGTGCCTCAAAAGGCACTGTGGTAATTCTATTACTGCTTACATGTCACTTTAACTCTGAACCTTACCCGTCCCTGATCAACAGGGTGTGAGTTCCTTTTTGCAAAATCCCCCAAGTAGCGAGTTTTGTTGATATTACCATTGGTATTGTCTTCTTTCAAAGAAAGAGGCTTCCTGCTCAGTAAATGATGTTATCCTAAAAGAGCTATGTTTTTATAAATTAAAAACTCAAATTCACACGAATTTTAGTCATTAGTTAATGAGGTTATCAAAAACCCAGTTAGTAGCCGTTATTGTAGCAGTAGTAGGAATAGTGTTTTTTTCTGCAAAAGCGGTAATCGTCAAATTAGCCTATGAGTATAATGTGCCGGCTGTATCTTTACTACTACTGAGAATGTCTTTTGCCCTCCCTGTTTATGCAGTCATTGCTCTGATCAAAAGGCCATCGTCCCCTGAGAAGATTACAGGTAAGGATTATCTATGGTTATTTGCATTTGGATTTATCGGATATTACCTGGCCAGTTTGTTTGATTTTCTGGGGTTACAGTATGTCAAAGCCAGCCTTGAGCGGATCATACTCTTTGTATATCCTACTTTGGTGATCCTTATTACCTGGTTGTTCTTTAAGAAAGTTCCAACCCGGGTACAGGTGATGGCGATACTGCTTTCTTATGCAGGTGTTTTTATCACTTTCAGCGAAGAGCTGGGAGTGTCTGGAGAGGAAAATGTTTTGCTGGGCGGAGTGCTGGTTTTTTTGAGTGCACTTACCTATGCTTCTTACCTTGTGGGTAGTGGCTATTTAATACCTAAATTCGGTGTGGTTGTCTTTACTTCCTACGCCATGATCATATCTTGCATATGTGTGGTTGTTCATTATTTGCTGACATCCCATGATAACGTTTTTTCATACCCGGCAGAGGTTTACTGGCTGGGCTTCCTGATGGCCATGATCTCAACCGTGATACCATCTTATATGATCTCCTATGCCATAAAGCATTTGGGAGCGCCAAACTTTTCAATAATAGGAAGTTTGGGGCCGATATCTACCATTATACTTGCTAATATATTCCTCGACGAAAGGCTCTCGTACCTTCAAATAACAGGAGCTGTAGTGGTAATATGCGGTATTATACTGGTGAGCAGAAAGAAATAAGGGGAAGATTATGCCCGCAGGTCAAATAAATACTTCTTCCTGCTGATTCGTGCCAGTAAGATTGAGACAACCCAGGCATATTCTCGCCATTCCGGATTTTCGCAGTGTAACGGAGAAAATATCCGGAGTCCCCAACTTATGAGTACTTGCTGAGCTTTGTTTGCACAAAATGCCGTCTAGTCCTCTTCGAGAGACATCGGCTGGGAAGTAGTAAGTAAAGTAGTAGGCAATAGGTAAAAGCGGCAGGCAATTGTGGCGAAAAATTTGAAGGTTACAATCTGATTACCATGTCCCCCAAACACAACGTAGCGAAGATATTTCATTGCATCCCTGCATAAAACACGCTCATACACAAAAACTCAGGAATGACGTGACGGTGTAAGAAGGGGAAACTAATTTGTTTTGAAATGTAACCTAACTGCCTTGAAGAATACTACAGGAATGTTCCAGCACCTAGTTCAACCTGAACATGAAACGGGCACCGAGGTTGATGGTACTAAAGTCAATAGTCATGGTTTGTCCCAGGTCTTTGGCTTCGGTTTCGGCAATGTCTGCCTGGAAAAAAGCTTCCATTTTAAACTTGTCGCTGAAGTTAAAAGCAGCTCCGGCTTCGCCTCTCGGACCAACTGTACCACCTTTAAACTCTTCAAACGACAGTCGGTGGTACAATAATGCCAGGCCAACGTAAGGGCTGACTTTTCTTTGCCCCAGGTAATAATTTGCTCCGGCCCCTACGGACAGTCGTGTAGCCGTATAGTTGATGTATTCGCTTTGATAGGAGTACTGATTTACCAGCTCTGTAGAACTTATCCCTACGGCAAAATCAAATATACCTTTGAGCTGCAACCGCGGACGCAGAGCATAGCCTATCTGGCCCCCAATCATAAAAACCGAGGTCATGTCCGCACTGCCACTTAAAAGGGTAATGTTGCGATTGGCCAGATCCTGCCTGATGTAATTATTGATTTCCGGTGAGTCCATTATCCCTACACCGATATTTATAGAAGCCCGAACCGTGCCTGGCTCGTCCAGTCTTGATTCTGGCTCTTGAAATTGTTGGAGCACAATTTCCTGTTCTTTTTGCTTTGCGGCTTCATCCTTAGCAGAATCTTTCCAGTTCTTATCATAATAAGGATAATCCTGAGCTATTACCGCATTCCATGAGCATGCGGCAATAGCTAAGAGTAGTATGAATTTCCTGTCCATGGATCAGACAACGACGTTTACAATCTTTTTAGGTACTACTATCACCTTTTTGGGCGATTTTCCCTCCAGCCATTTTTGAATAGCCTCAGAAGCCAATACCTGCTTTTCTATATCCTCGCGTGGCATATCTGTAGGGAAACTCATTTTTGCCCTCATTTTACCATTAACGGAAACCGGGTATTCATGTTGGCTTTCCGTGAGGTAATTCTCATCATACAGCGGATATGCTGCTTCTGTAATGCTGGTCTCGTTGCCCATTTTATACCACAGCTCTTCAGCGATGTGCGGAGCATAGGGAGAAACTACTACAATAAGTTGCTCAAGGATCGCTCTTTTATTGCATTTCAAAGCAGAAAGCTCATTTACGCAGATCATAAATTCGCTTACAGAAGTATTGAATGAATATCTCTCAATATCCTCCTGGGCTTTTTTAATGGTTTTATGAAGTATCTTTAGCTCGTCTTTTGAGGGCTCGGCATCAGATATTTCAAACTCGTCCATACTGTTGTGAAACAGGTTCCAAAGCTTTCTAAGGAACTTAAACACACCGTCGATACCATTGGTATTCCATGGCTTAAATTGCTCCAAAGGTCCCAGGAACATCTCATAAAGCCTTAAAGTGTCAGCACCATACTTTTCGATAATGTCATCAGGGTTAACAACATTATATTTGGATTTTGACATTTTTTCGACTTCATGTCCGCAAAGGTAGTTGCCGTCAGGCTCCGTTATAATAATGGCGTCTGCATGGTATGGCCGCCAGTTTCTGAAAGCTTCGATATCCAGTATATCATTGTTTACAATATTCACATCTACGTGAATAGGAGTGATTATGCTAAAATCGATCTCTTTTGCGGCAAAATCAGTACCGTGTTTTTTATTGTGGTTTGCTATGCCTTCAGCTATGAGTTTGTGAATAATGTCTGTTTCTGCTTTTGTTATGGCAGATTTTTTGATTCTGTCTGTCACTCCCTTTGAAAGAAATATTTCCGGGGTATCTTCAGCCTCCAGTTCCGGAGACATGGAGTAGTTCAAAGACAGCCTGTATACAAAATTCGTTCTTCCCTGGATCATTCCCTGGTTTATCAGCTTCTTAAAAGGCTCCTTAACAGTGACCAGCCCCATGTCATACAGGAATTTGTTCCAGAAACGTGAGTACAACAAGTGACCGGTAGCATGCTCTGAACCCCCGATGTACAGATCGACATTTTCCCAGTATTGCTGGGCCTCTTTGCTTACAAACTCATTTTCGTTATGGGCATCCATGTAGCGGAAGAAATACCAGCTTGAACCGGCCCACCCTGGCATCGTGCTTAGTTCGATAGGGTAGCCTTCTTTTGTTTCCCATTTTTCTGCTCTTCCCAGCGGCGGTGCACCATCTTCCGTAGGCAGGTATTTGTCAACTTCAGGCAGTACGAGCGGAAGCTCGGACTCGTCCATCAAATAGGGGAGGCCGTCCTTGTAATATACAGGAAGAGGTTCACCCCAATATCTCTGGCGCGTAAATATGGCATCGCGCATTCTGTAGTTGATCTTGCCTTTACCGATGCCTCTTTTTTCCAGTTCTTCCACCCCCCGCTGCATGGCCTCAACAGGAGTGAGGCCATTCAGAAATCCGGAATTGATCACCTTTCCCTCTTTTGTAGGATCGGCAGCTTTTTCAATGTTTGCAGAATCGTTGATGGGGATAATGGGCAGGTCAAAGTGCCTGGCAAAATCATAATCGCGTTGATCCCCGGCAGGTACTGCCATCACTGCACCGGTGCCGTAGCCTGCCAGTACATAGTCCGCCACCCATACAGGAATCTTCTCACCGCTGAATGGGTGCGTGGCATAGGCCCCTGTAAAGGCTCCTGTAATGTGCTTTACGTCGGTCATTCGCTCACGCTCTGACCGGTTTTTGGCTACATCAACGTACGAGGTCACTTCATCCTTCTGGTCTTCAGTAACCAATTGGCCAACCAGGTCACTTTCCGGTGCAATGGCAAGATAGGTTACTCCATATACTGTATCAATACGTGTGGTGAATACCCGGATATTGACACCTTTATCAGCTACGGGAAAGTCCAGTTCGGCTCCAATGGATTTTCCTATCCAGTTTCGCTGCATTTCTTTTAAGGGCTCCGGCCAGTCTATGGTATCAAGACCTTGCAACAACCTTTCGGCATATGCAGTGATACGCATCATCCACTGCATCATGTTTTTTCGTATAACCGGATGCCCGCCTCTCTCTGAGAAACCGTCCTTTACTTCGTCATTGGAGAGTACAGTACCTAATGCAGGGCACCAGTTTACCGTGGTATCCGCCAGGTAGGCCAGTCTGTAATTCAGCAACATTTGCTGCTGTTGTTTTTCATCATATCCGGCCCATTCTTTAGCGCTGAAAAGAGGAGTTTTTTCATCACACGCGGCCTCAATGTTAACATTTCCTTCTTTTTCGAATGCAGAGATCAGTTCAGCGACAGACTCGGCTTTGTCAGTTTTTTTGTTATACCAGCTGTTGAACAACTGCATAAAAATCCACTGAGTCCATTTGTAGAACTTAGGATCAGAGGTTTGTACTTCCTTATCCCAGTCGAAGCTGAAGCCGATGTTTTTAAGCTGTTCTTTATATCTTTTTATATTTTGCTCGGTGGTTACAGCAGGGTGCTGTCCCGTCTGTATGGCATATTGCTCGGCAGGCAGGCCAAAGGCATCAAAGCCCATAGGGTGTAATACATTAAAACCTTTGAGTTTCTTGAAGCGTGAAACGATATCGGAGGCAATATAGCCCAGCGGATGCCCTACATGAAGCCCTGCCCCGGAAGGGTATGGGAACATGTCCAGTGCATAAAACTTGGGTTTGGAAGGGTCAACTTCAGCCTTGTAGCTTTCATGATCAGCCCAATATTTTTGCCATTTTTTTTCAATCTCGTTGAAATTGTATTCTGCCATTGTTTTTTGCCTTTATTAAGAGGCGCAAAATTAACAGATTTATCATCAATTCAGGACATGATGATGAAAAAGTTGGCGGTTGCTAATATTGAAAAATGAGAAGCCGGAAAGTCTCCGGAGTGCTAGATCAGCATAAAAGTTTTGATCTCCCTGGTCAGTTCTGCCACATCAATCTGCTCTATCGGGTGCCTGAAACCTTTGAATACATGTAAGGAGCCGTGGGGCAGGAGTTTAGCAACTTTTTCAGACTCTTCCAGCGTTGCCATGTTGTCTTCATCACCGATGCCAATGACTACGGAATGCTCAATGTTCTTAAATAAATCAGAAGTCAAAGGGGCATGGTCACCCAGGTTGATCATCATCTGAGCGGTTTGCCTAAGTACCTCTTTCCAGTCAACAGGGGCATGTCTTTCAGCAAGCATTTTTGCCAATGCAGGTACTTTTTCTTCGATCTTTCCGGCATCCAGCATCTTTATTTCTTTCTGAGCTATAGCCGGTGACCACTCCAGCTTTGTGCCTAGTGTAAATATTTTGCCAACCTTTCCGGGGTGCTTCAGGGCAAGGTTAAGAGCTACATACCCACCCATGCTATAACCAAAAATATCGACCTGGCTGAGTTTTTCAGAATCTATGAAGGTGATTACTTCTTCCGTAAATTTATTGACATCGAACGGGCCGTTGAGTGGCTCGCCCCCATGCCCTGAAAAGGACATGCTTTTTACATTAAACCAATGGCCTAAAGCCTGAGTAACAGGGAGCAGTTGCTCTTTGCTTCCCAACGCTCCATGAAGAACAAGTATGGTTCGCGGCATGGTCAATCCTTCGGGGTGAGTAGTTCAACTAATTCGATTACTTCTGCATTGACACCATTTACCCTGGCTCCTTGCTCTTTTAAGGCAGCCAGCATATAGCCGGGCACTTTCTCGTTATTACCAAGCTTCGACTCGATATCATTTAAGAGTACCATCAGCTCGGGAGCTTCACTGGATCTGATGGTCTGCAGTTTTTTCTTAATGGCCGCTATTTTTTCGCCCGCAGGACTGATTTCCGGGGTCTTTTTAGCTGTTATTTTTTTATCAGAGGAGGTGTCGCTATACATGTCGCGGGTTTGGCTTTCGATACAACTGTTGTAGTGGGAGACAAGCTTTTCCAGGTCATTCCTCTTGTATGTTTTATCTTCTATTTTCTTTTCTACCTCATCGCAGTCAGATAAAAAGTCGGACATTATTTTTTTAAAAAGAAGTGTCGGAACTTCAATGCCCTCCCCGGTCTTTTTTGAAAGGTACCTGGCACCGAATGAATAGTTGCCATCAGAACGGAATGATAAAAGGCTCAGATAACCTTCAGAGTCCAGCTGCATGACTTTATAGATCTCACCAAACTTAACCGAACGATACACGAGGCTGTCTTTACCAACCTCTATAAACTGAAAAGCCTTGAATCTCCTGATACCATCATCAGTTTTGATGGTTATTTCCTCGTACCTTTCCGAAGGTAATAATATTTGCACCTCTCCTCTGATCGTATCCCTTAGCGTAGTTACCACGTAATCATTTTGTCCGTAGCACCAGCAGGAGATCAGACATAAAACAACGGCAATACCTTTTTTCATAAGCTTTAAGTTTGACACAAAAATAGAATTAATTACCACTTTTACCACCTTTCTTCAGGCGTCCGGCATTCTTCAGCGCATTATGAATGATCCATTCCAATTGTCCGTTAGTACTCCGAAATTCATCAGCCGCCCACTTTTCAATGCCCTCAAGCAAGTCAGGATCTATGCGTAATACAAAAGGCTTTTTCTTAGCCATGATCTGTTTCCTTTTTCATTAATTGCTCTATCACTTTTTTCAGCTCTTTTGGCTTTTGAGTGCCCAAAAGTAACTTTTTACCAGAAGAAAATGTCAGGTGTAAAGCCATATTGCCGGCTACACTTAGCGCTCTTCTCTGGCCCGACCGGTGATATCCATGCCTTTTTTGTTTGAATTCTGATATCTCGAACTGTTGGATATCTTCCAGTTTTATAGTTTTCCAACGCCATATAAAGGGAGGGAAGCGATACCGGATGTGATGGCCCCTGAGCTCTGTTTGTAATCTGCCCGATAGCACCAGCCAGTTTATGGCAGCAATGACCAGCAGGGTAATAACGCCCAGAATAACCAGCAAGGTGTCAGACAATTTATTTTCAAGAGGCTGTTTCAGATGGAGCTGCATGTAGAGGGCATATACTATACCCATGACAGACACGAAAGATACTGTCATCATGATGATCCAAAGTTTGACTGTGCCCAGCGCTTGCTCCTCTTTAAAACAGATCATTTGTCAATGGTTTAGTGTGCCGGAATTAACTACCGGAGTCACATCTTTATCAGCGCATAAAACTACCATGAGGTTGCTCACCATAGCAGCTTTCCTTTCTTCGTCCAGCTCTATCACCTCTCTTTTCGAAAGATCGTCAATAGCCATTTGAACCATGCTTACCGCACCTTCTACAATTTTGTGTCTTGCAGCAACAATAGCAGTGGCCTGTTGCCTTCTCAGCATGGCACTGGCTATTTCTGAAGCATACGCCAGGTAACCGATACGGGCTTCAATAACTTTTATACCTGCAATGTCCAGTCTTTTGCTAAGGTTTTCTTCCAGGGCATGGTTCACTTCATCCAGTCCCGATCTGAGGGTGATCTCTGCTTCGTCATCTTCAAAGTTATCATAAGGGTACTGGCCTGCAAGTTTCCTGACAGCAGCATCACTCTGGATTCGGACGAACTCTTCATAGTTGTCTACCTCAAAGGCAGCTTTGAAGGTGTTTTTAACCTGCCAAACTAATATGACACCTATGAGAATGGGATTACCCACCTTGTCATTTACTTTGACTCGTTCGCTGTCAAAATTTCTGGCGCGTAATGATATATTGGTCTTTAAGTAGAAGGGATTCACCCAGAAAAAACCGTTTTGCTTTACGGTTCCTTTATATTCTCCAAAAAGCACAAGTACTCTCGAGCTGTTGGGATTTACAAAGAAAAACCCCGGGCACAAAACGATACTGATGAGAATGCCCAAAATAAGAAACGGATTCTTAATGGCAAGCAAGCCAAACAAGCTTGCAAAGAAGATCAAAATAACAACGGTCAGCATAATGTAACCTGAGATGGGGCTGGTTTCTTTTTCCTGATTCATGGTTTTGATATTAAAATGATATCATAAATATATTATTATAAATTAATATACGCAATGGACGATCAGGTGGTTACATAGTTTTGATTTTATGGAATTCTGGACTTAATTTGCTGACCTAAATATTTTAATTGTTCTATGGTAAAATATGATCCCAAGACCTGGTTTGCGCTTATCTTTCATTCGTACAGCAGGCAGGTACTCAGGTTGCTTCTGCCTGGCCTGATCGTTATGCTGGTCTATACATTCGGAATAGCTTATGCTATTCTGGATTATTTTAAGCTACACTTTGTAAGTACCACTGCCGTACATTCGCTTTTAGGAATTGTGTTGGGTTTGTTCCTTGTTTTTAGGGTCAATTCGGCATACGATCGTTGGTGGGAGGGAAGGAAGCTTTGGGGGCTTTTGGTCAATAACACGAGGAACCTGGCGGCAAAAGTAAGTGCATTTTTGCCTGAGAGTGACACGGCTTCGCGTAATTTCTTCGCTCAGATGATCCCCAACTTTGTGGTGGCGATGAAGGAGCATCTGCGTAAAGGCGTTAATCTTGCTGATCTGGATATTGTTGAGGAGGACTTCCTGAAGAGGCTTAAAGGGAAGGACCATATCCCGAATATGATTTCCTTAATGCTCTAT
This region of Fulvivirga ulvae genomic DNA includes:
- a CDS encoding ABC transporter permease, with translation MVKNYIKVALRNITKHKFFSVINILGLTIGISACLFVTMYIYDELNYDHFHTKGERIYRINLHGKLGGQEIYTSNSSFPMSKALVAEIPEVEEATRVNPMGEWIFRNGDLAFNEEGIMAADSNFFEVFSFKLLEGNPKTALKDPNSLVLSEELARKYFGDESALDKSLSIGNDKTEYKITGVMENKRGDSHLKFNALLSSTSFSWMTQGNWLSNSLYTYYVLNEKGSSKSVDEKLEPIMERNVTPVLQQFMGKSLKEFRAEGGIYEYYSFPMYDIHLKSEMQDEAEPPGDVSYVFILAGIGLFIVILACINFMNLTTAKSAGRAKEVGLRKTLGSLRSTLIAQFLTESMIYAISAALLALAVVYVLLPSFNLLSGKMLTFSILAEPSIAIVLGLLILFVGILAGSYPAFYLTGFKITEVLKGRLRAGMKSGGIRSFLVTFQFWISIVLIICTVVVYQQLQYVQNKNLGIDKEHILIIEDTDRLEKNKMAFKNELDAGSGILGTSYSNNMVPGVNNTTIFRAAGDEQDHIMATYFGDYDHLKTLGFELTDGRFFSRDFPSDSGAVVLNEAAVKELGWENPLEEKIINFNGDEPVEMKVIGVVKDFNFESLKMNVRPLVLQLTKEGNILYTRFSGESPNDVINTIADRWESYAPGEPLQYSFLDEDYDALFRAEQRLGMVFTVFTIIAIFIACLGLFGLAAFMAEQRTKEIGIRKVMGASVWSVTSLMSKEFAKLVIIAFVLAIYPAYYAMDQWLNGFANRVEISIWIFVVSGIVSFVIAWLTVSYQSLKAARVNPVRSLRYE
- a CDS encoding Arc family DNA-binding protein, with product MAKKKPFVLRIDPDLLEGIEKWAADEFRSTNGQLEWIIHNALKNAGRLKKGGKSGN
- a CDS encoding bestrophin family protein, translating into MVKYDPKTWFALIFHSYSRQVLRLLLPGLIVMLVYTFGIAYAILDYFKLHFVSTTAVHSLLGIVLGLFLVFRVNSAYDRWWEGRKLWGLLVNNTRNLAAKVSAFLPESDTASRNFFAQMIPNFVVAMKEHLRKGVNLADLDIVEEDFLKRLKGKDHIPNMISLMLYERVNLLYKENALTGEQLFVIDKEIKEFSDILGGCERIKNTPIPYSYSMYIKKFIFTFTVTLPFAFITEFGYWTIPIVLLIFFILVSVELIAEEIEDPFGGDTNDLPIDELSEKIKNNVREILLRD
- a CDS encoding SPFH domain-containing protein produces the protein MNQEKETSPISGYIMLTVVILIFFASLFGLLAIKNPFLILGILISIVLCPGFFFVNPNSSRVLVLFGEYKGTVKQNGFFWVNPFYLKTNISLRARNFDSERVKVNDKVGNPILIGVILVWQVKNTFKAAFEVDNYEEFVRIQSDAAVRKLAGQYPYDNFEDDEAEITLRSGLDEVNHALEENLSKRLDIAGIKVIEARIGYLAYASEIASAMLRRQQATAIVAARHKIVEGAVSMVQMAIDDLSKREVIELDEERKAAMVSNLMVVLCADKDVTPVVNSGTLNH
- a CDS encoding leucine--tRNA ligase codes for the protein MAEYNFNEIEKKWQKYWADHESYKAEVDPSKPKFYALDMFPYPSGAGLHVGHPLGYIASDIVSRFKKLKGFNVLHPMGFDAFGLPAEQYAIQTGQHPAVTTEQNIKRYKEQLKNIGFSFDWDKEVQTSDPKFYKWTQWIFMQLFNSWYNKKTDKAESVAELISAFEKEGNVNIEAACDEKTPLFSAKEWAGYDEKQQQQMLLNYRLAYLADTTVNWCPALGTVLSNDEVKDGFSERGGHPVIRKNMMQWMMRITAYAERLLQGLDTIDWPEPLKEMQRNWIGKSIGAELDFPVADKGVNIRVFTTRIDTVYGVTYLAIAPESDLVGQLVTEDQKDEVTSYVDVAKNRSERERMTDVKHITGAFTGAYATHPFSGEKIPVWVADYVLAGYGTGAVMAVPAGDQRDYDFARHFDLPIIPINDSANIEKAADPTKEGKVINSGFLNGLTPVEAMQRGVEELEKRGIGKGKINYRMRDAIFTRQRYWGEPLPVYYKDGLPYLMDESELPLVLPEVDKYLPTEDGAPPLGRAEKWETKEGYPIELSTMPGWAGSSWYFFRYMDAHNENEFVSKEAQQYWENVDLYIGGSEHATGHLLYSRFWNKFLYDMGLVTVKEPFKKLINQGMIQGRTNFVYRLSLNYSMSPELEAEDTPEIFLSKGVTDRIKKSAITKAETDIIHKLIAEGIANHNKKHGTDFAAKEIDFSIITPIHVDVNIVNNDILDIEAFRNWRPYHADAIIITEPDGNYLCGHEVEKMSKSKYNVVNPDDIIEKYGADTLRLYEMFLGPLEQFKPWNTNGIDGVFKFLRKLWNLFHNSMDEFEISDAEPSKDELKILHKTIKKAQEDIERYSFNTSVSEFMICVNELSALKCNKRAILEQLIVVVSPYAPHIAEELWYKMGNETSITEAAYPLYDENYLTESQHEYPVSVNGKMRAKMSFPTDMPREDIEKQVLASEAIQKWLEGKSPKKVIVVPKKIVNVVV
- a CDS encoding alpha/beta fold hydrolase, which encodes MPRTILVLHGALGSKEQLLPVTQALGHWFNVKSMSFSGHGGEPLNGPFDVNKFTEEVITFIDSEKLSQVDIFGYSMGGYVALNLALKHPGKVGKIFTLGTKLEWSPAIAQKEIKMLDAGKIEEKVPALAKMLAERHAPVDWKEVLRQTAQMMINLGDHAPLTSDLFKNIEHSVVIGIGDEDNMATLEESEKVAKLLPHGSLHVFKGFRHPIEQIDVAELTREIKTFMLI
- a CDS encoding DMT family transporter; the protein is MRLSKTQLVAVIVAVVGIVFFSAKAVIVKLAYEYNVPAVSLLLLRMSFALPVYAVIALIKRPSSPEKITGKDYLWLFAFGFIGYYLASLFDFLGLQYVKASLERIILFVYPTLVILITWLFFKKVPTRVQVMAILLSYAGVFITFSEELGVSGEENVLLGGVLVFLSALTYASYLVGSGYLIPKFGVVVFTSYAMIISCICVVVHYLLTSHDNVFSYPAEVYWLGFLMAMISTVIPSYMISYAIKHLGAPNFSIIGSLGPISTIILANIFLDERLSYLQITGAVVVICGIILVSRKK
- a CDS encoding outer membrane beta-barrel protein; translation: MDRKFILLLAIAACSWNAVIAQDYPYYDKNWKDSAKDEAAKQKEQEIVLQQFQEPESRLDEPGTVRASINIGVGIMDSPEINNYIRQDLANRNITLLSGSADMTSVFMIGGQIGYALRPRLQLKGIFDFAVGISSTELVNQYSYQSEYINYTATRLSVGAGANYYLGQRKVSPYVGLALLYHRLSFEEFKGGTVGPRGEAGAAFNFSDKFKMEAFFQADIAETEAKDLGQTMTIDFSTINLGARFMFRLN